A section of the Ciona intestinalis chromosome 4, KH, whole genome shotgun sequence genome encodes:
- the LOC100185227 gene encoding melatonin receptor type 1B-B-like isoform X2: MSFNLTTEFSPTQLSNVTEGTKLNAEIGAVQVVELIYLTILCVLGSVGNLVVIFSITLENRVHSHGNIFVINLAIADLLVTGFVVPTVMINVIQSANALPPIACTIVGYTVTVTCTCSLSNLTVIAINRFWAVVRSKTYTQNFTRKRVYLMMIATWVWSNLLSMPSLIGWGRIGYDEKIMVCSWDDTYSRSFTIFITVGAIVLPVIVIALCYWKLFMTVRSSGRWVRSLSMGNSAFQSNEQHRRSVRKERNLLQTLATTVAFFCVCWLPYGLCVLIDPVGVPPLAKKACGWLGLSNSAVNFVIYGAMNPVFRRGYRNLFILVFRCKRPNRITSTALHGSQSDTFYKSRKKSIPTTPTPNSGNKFQTRWSSPGAIIHTAKQNSAAEMNQSKFLDSRTESPKHQKQQPETPEHKNTPTLSKIEKAISPAHLFSFKRSETGSVRKVDKIRNEAAIWEARKKRNSLMLLQIELSDDDDSPINKRRTKSEIPYGVTKPCIRRNPSTRTTNSPILPLNNNINHDSAHEMQNNISSKQQEAVLEETKSAMQDSDDDTVMITSSVI; the protein is encoded by the exons ATGAGTTTTAACCTGACCACCGAATTTTCCCCAACTCAACTTTCCAACGTAACGGAAGGCACGAAATTAAATGCAGAGATTGGAGCCGTTCAAGTAGTAGAGTTGATCTACCTGACGATCTTATGCGTTTTAGGATCAGTTGGAAATcttgttgttatattttcaatAACACTCGAAAACCGAGTGCATTCCCATGGCAACATATTTGTAATTAACTTGGCTATAGCTGATTTGCTG GTTACTGGTTTTGTGGTGCCTACGGTTATGATCAACGTGATACAATCTGCCAATGCCTTGCCACCAATAGCTTGTACAATTGTCGGTTATACCGTGACAGTCACATGTACATGTTCGCTAAGTAACCTGACAGTAATCGCCATAAACAG gttTTGGGCGGTCGTGCGCAGCAAAACGTACACTCAGAATTTTACTCGAAAGCGAGTTTATTTGATGATGATAGCGACGTGGGTTTGGTCCAATCTGCTTAGTATGCCATCTCTGATCGGATGGGGAAGGATTGG ctACGATGAAAAAATAATGGTATGTTCATGGGATGACACCTACTCAAGGTCATTTACGATTTTCATAACGGTTGGAGCAATCGTCCTCCCAGTTATCGTTATAGCGCTATGCTACTGGAAGCTGTTCAT gaCCGTACGCAGCAGTGGCAGATGGGTTCGTAGCTTAAGCATGGGAAACTCCGCGTTCCAGAGCAACGAGCAGCATCGGAGGTCGGTTAGAAAGGAAAGGAATCTTTTACAAACATTGGCAACTACTGTTGCATTCTTTTGCGTCTGTTGGTTGCCCTATGGACTTTGTGTGTTGATAGATCCAGTCGGCGTACCTCCGTTGGCAAAGAAG GCTTGCGGTTGGTTAGGCTTGAGTAACTCTGCTGTAAACTTCGTAATCTACGGAGCCATGAACCCCGTATTTAGGAGGGGTTATCGCAATCTGTTTATTCTCGTGTTCCGTTGCAAACGACCAAACCGAATCACTTCTACTGCTCTACACGGCTCGCAATCCGATACCTTTTACAA ATCCAGAAAGAAGTCTATACCAACCACCCCTACACCGAATTCTGGCAACAAATTTCAAACACGGTGGAGCAGCCCAGGTGCTATTATTCATACAGCAAAGCAAAACTCGGCTGCTGAGATGAATCAG AGCAAGTTTCTCGACTCTAGAACTGAATCCCCGAAACACCAAAAGCAGCAACCGGAGACGCCGGAACACAAAAATACTCCAACTCTTTCCAAAATTGAAAAG GCCATATCCCCTGCTCACTTATTTTCATTCAAACGTTCTGAGACTGGAAGTGTTCGTAAAGTTGACAAGATTCGAAACGAAGCTGCAATATGGGAAGCTAGAAAGAAACGAAACAGTCTTATGTTATTgcag atcGAACTCAGCGACGACGATGACTCCCCGATAAACAAAAGACGAACAAAATCGGAAATCCCATACGGGGTTACGAAGCCATGTATTCGACGTAACCCAAGCACACGTACCACGAATAGTCCGATTTTGCccttaaacaataatattaaccATGATTCTGCACATGAAATGCAAAACAACATATCTTCAAAACAGCAGGAAGCAGTATTGGAGGAAACAAAATCAGCAATGCAGGATTCTGATGATGACACTGTAATGATCACCAGTTCAGTTATTTAG
- the LOC100185227 gene encoding dopamine D2-like receptor isoform X1: MTLHLFFRWFVNKVKLIMSFNLTTEFSPTQLSNVTEGTKLNAEIGAVQVVELIYLTILCVLGSVGNLVVIFSITLENRVHSHGNIFVINLAIADLLVTGFVVPTVMINVIQSANALPPIACTIVGYTVTVTCTCSLSNLTVIAINRFWAVVRSKTYTQNFTRKRVYLMMIATWVWSNLLSMPSLIGWGRIGYDEKIMVCSWDDTYSRSFTIFITVGAIVLPVIVIALCYWKLFMTVRSSGRWVRSLSMGNSAFQSNEQHRRSVRKERNLLQTLATTVAFFCVCWLPYGLCVLIDPVGVPPLAKKACGWLGLSNSAVNFVIYGAMNPVFRRGYRNLFILVFRCKRPNRITSTALHGSQSDTFYKSRKKSIPTTPTPNSGNKFQTRWSSPGAIIHTAKQNSAAEMNQERDSSRRHCKVWSTNVTPWSKFLDSRTESPKHQKQQPETPEHKNTPTLSKIEKAISPAHLFSFKRSETGSVRKVDKIRNEAAIWEARKKRNSLMLLQIELSDDDDSPINKRRTKSEIPYGVTKPCIRRNPSTRTTNSPILPLNNNINHDSAHEMQNNISSKQQEAVLEETKSAMQDSDDDTVMITSSVI, translated from the exons ATGACATTGCATTTGTTTTTCAGGTGGTTTGTAAATAAGGTTAAGTTAATCATGAGTTTTAACCTGACCACCGAATTTTCCCCAACTCAACTTTCCAACGTAACGGAAGGCACGAAATTAAATGCAGAGATTGGAGCCGTTCAAGTAGTAGAGTTGATCTACCTGACGATCTTATGCGTTTTAGGATCAGTTGGAAATcttgttgttatattttcaatAACACTCGAAAACCGAGTGCATTCCCATGGCAACATATTTGTAATTAACTTGGCTATAGCTGATTTGCTG GTTACTGGTTTTGTGGTGCCTACGGTTATGATCAACGTGATACAATCTGCCAATGCCTTGCCACCAATAGCTTGTACAATTGTCGGTTATACCGTGACAGTCACATGTACATGTTCGCTAAGTAACCTGACAGTAATCGCCATAAACAG gttTTGGGCGGTCGTGCGCAGCAAAACGTACACTCAGAATTTTACTCGAAAGCGAGTTTATTTGATGATGATAGCGACGTGGGTTTGGTCCAATCTGCTTAGTATGCCATCTCTGATCGGATGGGGAAGGATTGG ctACGATGAAAAAATAATGGTATGTTCATGGGATGACACCTACTCAAGGTCATTTACGATTTTCATAACGGTTGGAGCAATCGTCCTCCCAGTTATCGTTATAGCGCTATGCTACTGGAAGCTGTTCAT gaCCGTACGCAGCAGTGGCAGATGGGTTCGTAGCTTAAGCATGGGAAACTCCGCGTTCCAGAGCAACGAGCAGCATCGGAGGTCGGTTAGAAAGGAAAGGAATCTTTTACAAACATTGGCAACTACTGTTGCATTCTTTTGCGTCTGTTGGTTGCCCTATGGACTTTGTGTGTTGATAGATCCAGTCGGCGTACCTCCGTTGGCAAAGAAG GCTTGCGGTTGGTTAGGCTTGAGTAACTCTGCTGTAAACTTCGTAATCTACGGAGCCATGAACCCCGTATTTAGGAGGGGTTATCGCAATCTGTTTATTCTCGTGTTCCGTTGCAAACGACCAAACCGAATCACTTCTACTGCTCTACACGGCTCGCAATCCGATACCTTTTACAA ATCCAGAAAGAAGTCTATACCAACCACCCCTACACCGAATTCTGGCAACAAATTTCAAACACGGTGGAGCAGCCCAGGTGCTATTATTCATACAGCAAAGCAAAACTCGGCTGCTGAGATGAATCAG GAACGTGATTCAAGTCGAAGACATTGCAAAGTTTGGTCAACAAATGTAACACCATGG AGCAAGTTTCTCGACTCTAGAACTGAATCCCCGAAACACCAAAAGCAGCAACCGGAGACGCCGGAACACAAAAATACTCCAACTCTTTCCAAAATTGAAAAG GCCATATCCCCTGCTCACTTATTTTCATTCAAACGTTCTGAGACTGGAAGTGTTCGTAAAGTTGACAAGATTCGAAACGAAGCTGCAATATGGGAAGCTAGAAAGAAACGAAACAGTCTTATGTTATTgcag atcGAACTCAGCGACGACGATGACTCCCCGATAAACAAAAGACGAACAAAATCGGAAATCCCATACGGGGTTACGAAGCCATGTATTCGACGTAACCCAAGCACACGTACCACGAATAGTCCGATTTTGCccttaaacaataatattaaccATGATTCTGCACATGAAATGCAAAACAACATATCTTCAAAACAGCAGGAAGCAGTATTGGAGGAAACAAAATCAGCAATGCAGGATTCTGATGATGACACTGTAATGATCACCAGTTCAGTTATTTAG